GCGGCGGGGAAAATGGTAGGAGCAACCTGCAGGTTGCCCCTACGAGCGAACCGGCGCTCCGCCGGGCTTTGCCCGTTCCACTCGTCGGTGTCGGGTGGCGCACCTCACCCCCGGCCTTCGGCCTCCCCTAGCCCGCGGCGGGGAGAGGGGGAACGAGGGGGTAAGGTTGGTATGCCCGCCGTGCGGGCGGAATGCCCTTCGTGCAGATTCGTGTTATTCGTGGATGACGCTGACGCCAGCCCGACTTGACAAACCCGCGCCTCGGTGTATGCTAATGCACGTGAGCGCACAGGAACACGAGAACGGCTACGCCGCAATGGCGAAACTGCACAAGGTGCTATCTCATCCGGCGCGGCTGCGCATCCTGGAGTTGCTGGCGCAGTGCGGCGAAGCGTGCGTGTGCCATCTCGTCGTGGCCCTGGGGCGGCGCCAGCCCTACGTCTCACAGCAGTTGGCCGTTCTGCGCGACGCGAACCTCATCGCCGAGCGCCGCGACGGCACATTGATCTACTACCGCCTTGCCGACGAGCAGGTGATGGAACTCATCGCCGCAAGCCGTCGCTGGGCAAGGGCCAGGCACGGCGAGCGGGCGCAATTCCCCCCTGTGGAAGAAGGGCCGCTGCCAGGGTGCTCCTGCCCCTCGTGCTCTACGAAGGGATGACGCCCCTTCCCTCTACCCGCGTAATATTCAAAACCGCGCATAGTTGACAGCAGGGCCACGTCGGGTATACTGGATGTGGGATACTGCACCTGCCGCGCAGAGGGATCCACGCTGCGCGCATGACCGCCACCGAGGGAGGATGCACAATGCTGTGCAAAGAGTACGAACTGGAAGTCATTTCGCCGCCGTGCGACCCGGGTTCGGAGCGCTGGAGCGCCTTCGCGCGGCTCCAAGAGGACATCAGCGAGGTCATGCCCTATCTCAACACCATCTGGAAGAACGCCATCTACGACCACGAGAATCGCATCCTGACGATGGTGCGTGGCGGGCGGCGGTACACGCTCCGCCCCCATGAGGTTGCCATCAGCAACCTGGAAGATCGGGAAGAGGCCCAGCGCGTGGCCGAGCGCATCCTGGACGAGATCAACAGGGTGTGGGATCGGCGGCATGAGATCGTGCCTTCCTACGAGAAGCGCCATCAGCCGACGGTGATGGAAATCTACAAACTCTTGCCGGGCGGGAATTGCAAGCAGTGCGGCGATCCCACCTGTTTCGTATTCGCGAGCAAACTGGTGGCGGGCACGACGGACCTGACCCGTTGCGTCCGCATCTACGAGGCCGAATTTGCCGCCCAACGGGAACGCCTGGAGCAGATTCTTGGCCTGGTGGAGTGAGCGCGCTCCGAATTGCAGCAGCGGGAGCGTCGCGCGGTGCGCCGGCATCTTGGGCGACGGCCGTTCGTTAGGGGGAAATCTTGTTTGAGCGGATTCTGTTTCCAACGGACTTCTCCGCGTGCCTGCCCGAATTAGCGCGGATGCGAAAATCGCTCAGAGCATGGATACTGGGGCTGGTGGTCGTCGCGGCGCTGCTGTCGGCGACGGT
This genomic window from Chloroflexota bacterium contains:
- a CDS encoding helix-turn-helix transcriptional regulator; this translates as MAKLHKVLSHPARLRILELLAQCGEACVCHLVVALGRRQPYVSQQLAVLRDANLIAERRDGTLIYYRLADEQVMELIAASRRWARARHGERAQFPPVEEGPLPGCSCPSCSTKG
- a CDS encoding Fe-S cluster protein, which encodes MLCKEYELEVISPPCDPGSERWSAFARLQEDISEVMPYLNTIWKNAIYDHENRILTMVRGGRRYTLRPHEVAISNLEDREEAQRVAERILDEINRVWDRRHEIVPSYEKRHQPTVMEIYKLLPGGNCKQCGDPTCFVFASKLVAGTTDLTRCVRIYEAEFAAQRERLEQILGLVE